A part of Methanohalobium evestigatum Z-7303 genomic DNA contains:
- a CDS encoding DNA integrity scanning protein DisA nucleotide-binding domain protein, whose amino-acid sequence MVIKKTIVKTALDLAEKLEAEAIIVSGDIEIKDLTTSLPVYFAHRRPKSIIDYLVSTSSEQQERGKEIADKITQEVAGNTKNVENVAAIEHLLGELERGVVVGIVETRDSSSIIVHDLSESPLIKAMRECEERVSPEVMRAVLTIAFDIAATGREGSQIGTAFIIGDVDEVMSRSHQMILNPYAGHSKPNRDILNKQNWESIKEFSQLDGVFVVSEDGVIEAAGKYLDVDAKDLVINKGLGGRHVSAAAITRDTVAIAITVSESGGIVRVYKDGKETLCIESTKRAFKQMLPE is encoded by the coding sequence ATGGTGATTAAAAAAACTATTGTAAAAACGGCTCTCGACCTTGCAGAAAAACTTGAGGCAGAGGCAATAATTGTATCGGGAGACATCGAAATTAAAGATCTTACTACAAGCCTACCCGTATATTTTGCTCATCGGAGACCAAAAAGCATAATTGATTATCTGGTATCGACCAGTTCAGAACAACAGGAACGCGGTAAAGAAATTGCCGACAAAATTACACAAGAAGTAGCTGGTAATACAAAAAATGTGGAAAATGTTGCCGCTATAGAACATCTTCTGGGAGAACTGGAAAGGGGCGTTGTTGTAGGTATAGTTGAAACAAGGGACTCAAGCTCGATAATCGTCCATGATTTGAGTGAAAGCCCGCTAATAAAGGCAATGAGAGAATGCGAAGAAAGAGTATCTCCTGAAGTGATGCGTGCTGTGCTTACAATAGCCTTTGATATTGCGGCTACCGGTAGAGAAGGCAGTCAAATCGGAACTGCATTTATCATTGGTGATGTGGACGAAGTCATGTCAAGGTCTCACCAGATGATATTAAACCCTTATGCAGGTCATTCTAAACCAAACCGGGACATTTTGAACAAGCAAAACTGGGAATCCATAAAAGAATTCTCCCAGCTTGACGGCGTTTTTGTGGTTTCTGAAGATGGTGTTATAGAAGCGGCAGGTAAATATCTGGATGTTGATGCAAAAGACCTTGTAATAAACAAAGGACTTGGGGGGAGACATGTATCTGCAGCCGCTATTACAAGAGACACTGTCGCTATTGCAATCACTGTATCCGAATCCGGCGGAATTGTCCGTGTATATAAAGACGGAAAGGAAACCCTGTGTATAGAATCCACAAAAAGGGCTTTTAAACAGATGCTCCCCGAATAA
- a CDS encoding flavodoxin family protein, whose amino-acid sequence MKVLGVSGSPIDDGNTDSALKTALAATGMDTEFVKLKNYNIEPCRACLKCVNTNVCVINDAGNILAQKAKNADALIVAGYTPYSTLDSRSKAFIERLYPLRHKYGFMQGKPGGAVITCAVPGSCEMLPPVCDNGVNAVMYYMMEEGMNFVGSATVLGNLPCIKCGYGDECDLTGIKMMYGNEATVKSVGVNRFEDQPEAVEAAKTLGKNIAEALKSNE is encoded by the coding sequence ATGAAAGTACTTGGTGTTTCAGGTTCACCTATTGATGATGGTAATACAGACAGTGCTTTAAAGACCGCCCTTGCTGCCACAGGGATGGATACAGAATTTGTAAAATTGAAAAATTATAACATCGAACCCTGTAGAGCATGCCTTAAGTGTGTAAATACAAACGTTTGTGTAATCAATGATGCCGGTAATATCTTAGCACAAAAAGCCAAAAATGCAGATGCTTTGATTGTTGCCGGATATACACCCTACTCTACACTGGATTCCCGCTCAAAAGCGTTTATAGAAAGATTATATCCCCTCAGACACAAATACGGGTTCATGCAGGGCAAACCCGGTGGAGCAGTTATTACATGTGCAGTCCCCGGATCATGCGAAATGTTGCCTCCTGTGTGTGATAACGGTGTTAATGCTGTTATGTATTATATGATGGAAGAAGGTATGAATTTTGTAGGGTCTGCTACAGTATTAGGAAACCTTCCATGTATAAAATGTGGTTATGGTGATGAATGTGATCTCACCGGTATAAAAATGATGTATGGAAACGAGGCTACTGTGAAATCTGTAGGGGTTAACAGATTTGAAGACCAGCCCGAAGCAGTAGAGGCTGCCAAAACATTGGGTAAAAATATCGCAGAAGCATTAAAATCAAACGAATAA
- the rqcH gene encoding ribosome rescue protein RqcH, whose protein sequence is MKKKQEMSSADISALISELSDGSNSIVDAKINKIYQPTPDEVRINIYIPRVGRDNLVIEAGKRIHLSKHLRSNPKMPGPFPMLLRKHIMGGRITFIRQYDFDRIVEIGISKGDVDTILIAEFFSQGNVILLNNERKIILPMKPRTFRGRKIQGGEMYEYPESQISPLEAEKDDLEQAFSSSEDDVVRTIATSFNLGGLLAEEVCARAGVDKNKPVDDVTLDEKSKLTDTLKDVFTPIVTGELNPCIIKQKTNNQSEYVDVLPFELEQYKEYEKQYFDSFNKALDEFFGKEVVEAERKIQESAKKEKVDIYQRRLQQQQGAIEKFEKEANKYNSIAEAIYSHYPFVEEVITVLTNARKSGYSWDDIKSKLKEANDIPSAKLIQSIDPKSGTIVMDLDGTKATLDIRYSVPQNAQTYYEKAKRVMKKREGALRAIEETKRIIENRDKPQQQTRKRKVIRKKHWYSRFRWFISSDGFLVVGGRDADTNEEIFKKYMEKQDIILHTQVPGAPLAIVKSKRYNVPEQTMYEAAQFVVSYSSIWKSGQFGGDCYWVYPNQVSKTPESGEFLKKGSFIIRGDRNYFKNVPVSVAIGLELENETRVIGGPLDAVKKNGKYIIELMPGKYSQSDLAKKIYKLYMEQLKDVHFVKNIASPDQISNMLPPGESDIKDKKDF, encoded by the coding sequence ATGAAAAAGAAACAAGAGATGTCAAGTGCTGATATATCCGCCCTTATATCAGAATTATCAGATGGTTCTAATTCTATAGTTGATGCAAAAATCAACAAGATATACCAGCCAACACCTGATGAAGTCAGAATAAACATTTATATACCCCGTGTCGGCAGGGATAATCTGGTTATCGAGGCAGGAAAGAGGATACATTTAAGCAAGCATCTCCGCTCTAATCCTAAAATGCCGGGTCCATTCCCCATGCTTCTTAGAAAACATATAATGGGCGGTCGAATCACTTTTATCAGGCAATACGATTTTGACAGGATTGTGGAGATAGGTATCTCAAAGGGAGATGTCGATACAATACTGATTGCTGAATTTTTCTCACAGGGTAATGTTATCCTTCTTAACAATGAACGCAAAATCATTCTCCCTATGAAGCCCAGAACATTCAGGGGTCGTAAAATTCAGGGCGGTGAGATGTATGAATATCCCGAATCCCAGATTAGTCCGCTTGAGGCAGAAAAAGATGACCTTGAGCAGGCGTTTTCTTCCAGTGAAGATGATGTAGTACGCACAATAGCAACCAGTTTTAATCTCGGGGGATTACTTGCAGAAGAGGTATGTGCAAGGGCTGGGGTGGATAAAAATAAACCAGTAGATGATGTTACTTTAGATGAAAAATCCAAACTTACTGATACTTTAAAAGATGTGTTTACCCCGATTGTTACCGGTGAACTTAACCCCTGCATAATAAAACAGAAAACAAATAATCAATCAGAATATGTTGATGTGCTTCCTTTTGAGCTTGAACAATACAAGGAATATGAAAAACAATATTTTGATTCGTTCAACAAGGCTCTGGATGAATTCTTCGGAAAAGAGGTTGTAGAAGCTGAAAGAAAAATCCAGGAATCTGCCAAAAAAGAAAAAGTGGATATATATCAGAGACGGCTTCAGCAGCAGCAGGGAGCAATAGAGAAATTTGAAAAGGAAGCCAACAAATACAATTCGATAGCAGAAGCAATATACTCACATTACCCGTTTGTTGAAGAAGTGATCACTGTTTTGACCAATGCCCGTAAAAGTGGGTATTCATGGGATGATATTAAATCCAAACTCAAAGAAGCGAACGATATCCCTTCTGCAAAATTAATCCAGAGTATAGACCCCAAATCAGGAACAATTGTAATGGATCTTGACGGTACAAAAGCAACACTTGATATCCGTTATTCAGTTCCACAGAATGCACAGACATATTATGAAAAAGCCAAACGGGTTATGAAAAAGCGTGAAGGAGCTCTTCGTGCAATAGAGGAAACAAAACGAATTATAGAAAACAGGGATAAACCTCAGCAACAGACAAGAAAACGTAAAGTAATACGTAAAAAACACTGGTATTCACGATTTAGATGGTTTATATCATCCGATGGATTTCTCGTTGTTGGTGGGAGAGACGCGGATACCAATGAAGAGATATTTAAAAAATACATGGAAAAGCAGGACATTATACTCCATACACAGGTTCCGGGAGCACCACTGGCGATTGTCAAATCAAAACGTTATAATGTACCTGAGCAGACTATGTATGAGGCGGCACAATTTGTAGTGTCATATTCAAGCATCTGGAAATCGGGACAGTTTGGTGGAGATTGTTACTGGGTGTATCCCAACCAGGTCTCAAAAACTCCAGAATCCGGTGAATTTCTGAAAAAAGGGTCATTTATAATCAGAGGCGACCGTAATTACTTTAAAAACGTTCCTGTGAGTGTGGCGATAGGACTTGAACTTGAAAATGAAACAAGGGTTATAGGCGGACCATTAGATGCAGTGAAAAAAAATGGGAAATACATAATCGAATTAATGCCCGGAAAGTATAGCCAGAGTGATTTGGCAAAGAAAATATACAAATTATATATGGAGCAGTTAAAAGACGTTCATTTTGTAAAAAACATAGCCTCACCTGACCAGATATCCAATATGCTTCCACCCGGGGAATCCGACATCAAGGATAAAAAGGACTTTTAA
- a CDS encoding mRNA surveillance protein pelota gives MRVTKRNLKGREGEISLTPETLDDLWHLKYIIEKGDLIFALTKRKADSDTDKLRPEKAEKKTTRLGIRVDSLEFHKFSNRLRINGLIEQGMDQGYYHTLNIEDSTDVSIIKTWKKDQLERIDEAEAASKKPKVVIVAIEEGDADIGLVRHYGIEQYSHITQSSGKGEGTLREVFFENILNQLKYAAPGSEAIVVAGPGFTKEDFMEFFKNKEPEMASSAVVEDTSSIGMSGYQEVLRRGAVDRIMEQSRIARESSLMDELLKEMATDGKAEYGLEEVENAIYFGAVETLLITDEMLRQEREKEDIDIDTLLQSVDQAQGTVVVFSTEFEPGKKLDSLGGIAALLRFKV, from the coding sequence ATGAGGGTGACAAAACGTAACTTAAAAGGCAGGGAAGGTGAAATCTCACTTACACCAGAAACATTGGATGACCTGTGGCATCTAAAGTATATTATTGAAAAAGGGGACCTTATATTTGCACTAACCAAAAGAAAGGCAGATTCTGATACCGATAAACTTCGACCTGAAAAAGCCGAGAAAAAAACCACAAGACTTGGTATAAGAGTGGATTCACTTGAATTTCACAAATTTTCCAACCGTTTAAGGATAAATGGTTTGATTGAACAGGGGATGGATCAGGGATATTACCATACTCTCAATATCGAGGACAGTACAGATGTTTCCATAATTAAAACTTGGAAAAAAGACCAGCTTGAAAGAATCGATGAAGCGGAAGCGGCATCCAAGAAACCGAAAGTTGTTATTGTTGCGATTGAGGAAGGGGATGCAGATATAGGATTAGTACGTCATTATGGAATTGAACAGTATTCTCATATTACCCAGTCTTCGGGTAAAGGTGAGGGTACATTAAGGGAAGTATTTTTTGAAAACATCCTGAACCAGTTGAAATATGCAGCTCCTGGTTCTGAAGCTATTGTTGTGGCTGGACCCGGTTTTACCAAGGAAGATTTCATGGAGTTTTTCAAAAATAAAGAACCTGAGATGGCATCAAGTGCAGTAGTAGAGGATACTTCATCCATTGGTATGAGCGGATATCAGGAAGTTCTGAGAAGAGGTGCAGTAGATAGGATTATGGAACAATCCCGGATAGCTAGGGAATCTTCTTTAATGGATGAACTTTTAAAGGAAATGGCTACAGACGGCAAAGCAGAATACGGACTTGAAGAAGTAGAAAATGCTATCTATTTTGGTGCAGTAGAAACACTTTTAATAACAGATGAAATGCTGAGGCAGGAAAGAGAAAAAGAAGATATTGATATAGATACTCTTTTACAATCTGTGGATCAGGCACAGGGGACTGTAGTTGTTTTCAGTACCGAATTTGAACCCGGTAAGAAACTGGATTCTCTGGGTGGAATAGCGGCACTGCTTAGATTTAAGGTATAA
- a CDS encoding 4Fe-4S dicluster domain-containing protein, giving the protein MVILEIETLNILPEKMVIPLKQHTGEICEPLVDVGDTVITGQKIGEAKSYSDVPVHSSVCGEVTAIQDSHHPDGSKIKSIIIKPNDSEESVNYSPLENPTQSQLISRIKDAGVVDYTGEPIHSILQPENNEIHTVIINATCSEWMYGHFKSVSNSPEQLLEMLKLLIQASGASKGAIVLSNDDEESIDAFERTTVDGNPVHVGPLVGKRTIDYYLEDMNSDRVVVSQDRIYGKNTQNLFTYFVTGCKLSPDKHPNDAGIAICSVKSAKALYDAIYEGKPSFETVISVSGVGNANPQKELVKVGTLFKDVIEHLGGYRENSVKLIANGTMTGIAQYTDEVPVIKTTTGITIQTEDELPVYNTYPCIHCTKCVDICPMELVPSRLAILADQGRFDECREMHVMNCIECGRCAAICPSKRHLLQLNQYAKEAIRRSYEDYQPKEESSNVTLGCSCGGGR; this is encoded by the coding sequence GTGGTTATATTGGAAATTGAAACATTAAACATATTACCAGAAAAAATGGTTATCCCATTAAAACAGCATACAGGTGAAATCTGTGAACCATTAGTAGACGTTGGAGATACTGTAATTACAGGTCAGAAAATAGGAGAGGCGAAATCATATAGTGATGTCCCTGTACATTCCAGTGTATGTGGTGAAGTAACAGCTATACAGGATTCACATCATCCAGATGGTTCTAAAATCAAAAGTATAATTATAAAACCCAATGACAGTGAGGAATCAGTTAATTATTCTCCTCTTGAAAACCCTACTCAATCGCAATTAATATCCCGTATTAAAGATGCAGGAGTAGTGGATTATACCGGTGAACCGATACATTCTATTCTGCAACCGGAAAATAATGAGATACATACAGTAATCATAAATGCCACATGTTCGGAGTGGATGTATGGTCATTTCAAATCAGTTTCTAATTCACCGGAACAATTACTTGAGATGTTGAAACTTTTAATACAAGCATCAGGAGCATCAAAAGGAGCTATTGTACTTTCTAATGATGATGAAGAATCTATCGATGCCTTTGAAAGGACAACTGTTGATGGAAACCCTGTACATGTGGGTCCTCTTGTTGGAAAAAGAACAATTGATTATTATTTGGAGGACATGAATTCAGACAGGGTAGTAGTTTCACAGGACAGGATATACGGAAAGAATACACAAAACCTTTTTACCTATTTTGTAACAGGATGCAAACTTTCACCTGATAAACATCCTAATGATGCAGGAATTGCAATCTGCAGTGTGAAATCGGCAAAAGCACTATATGATGCAATATATGAGGGTAAACCCTCTTTTGAAACAGTTATCTCAGTGTCAGGCGTTGGTAATGCCAATCCACAAAAGGAGTTAGTAAAAGTTGGTACTTTGTTTAAAGATGTTATAGAGCATCTTGGTGGATATAGGGAAAATTCGGTTAAACTAATAGCAAATGGTACAATGACTGGTATTGCTCAGTATACAGACGAGGTACCTGTAATAAAAACTACTACAGGAATAACAATACAGACTGAGGATGAGCTTCCAGTGTATAATACGTATCCGTGTATTCACTGCACAAAGTGTGTGGATATCTGTCCCATGGAGCTTGTGCCAAGCAGATTGGCTATACTGGCAGATCAGGGTCGTTTTGATGAATGCCGTGAAATGCATGTTATGAATTGTATAGAATGTGGACGATGCGCAGCCATTTGTCCATCAAAAAGGCACCTTTTACAACTGAACCAATATGCAAAAGAAGCTATAAGGAGATCCTATGAAGATTATCAGCCAAAAGAAGAATCATCCAATGTTACACTTGGATGTTCATGTGGAGGAGGTCGATAA
- the mmcA gene encoding methanogenesis multiheme c-type cytochrome, whose product MKKLKAIILGITLFMFFISGIYAYVGYSGSDVLDKHYMIDGRWSESVCGGCHYNADLNPLANDAEQSYHVQTDMDKWNPLDNFHISEQGKDAWVKEFGPQHPGGGPLKEYGVDLDCMVCHDQTGEYNFDERAEMIRNGNFEEANEAAWEEAKHELRQEPHYVGSYMLDILTPLPIVTEIHDPVNGAPQRSSCEEYCHSDQVVKTGVNWADEDYSECDVHAEESCMECHETIEHQIGSSTMPAAQEVGAEVQSCQSSGCHEGISHGGTVDAHLEFLDCKSCHVTEMPGGESSGGEPLKEFTWKNGTREDTIREANFKPTLEWTTNQSLQSTDKLPHVADEDDENAELDTYNVITGVWWDAGINEEVAANPNNSTKVGDPIPPSHVRQADSNGDGNVTQKEMRSFSSDGEGPDYPNAVLRHVDLYYPINHNIASSDVGLSEPLECDDCHGVSRTNALQNIHFNQSRDCTTCHDKKPAMDWAALGYEEDPAKTDPPTNFSDINISVTVPGERPDEVEQDPAF is encoded by the coding sequence ATGAAAAAACTGAAAGCAATTATTCTGGGAATAACGTTGTTTATGTTTTTTATATCGGGTATTTACGCTTATGTAGGATACAGTGGTAGTGATGTACTTGATAAACATTACATGATTGATGGTAGATGGTCTGAAAGTGTATGTGGTGGTTGCCATTACAATGCCGATTTAAATCCTCTGGCAAATGATGCAGAACAATCTTACCATGTGCAGACAGATATGGATAAATGGAATCCTCTGGATAATTTCCACATATCTGAGCAAGGCAAAGATGCATGGGTAAAGGAATTTGGACCTCAACACCCGGGTGGAGGTCCCCTTAAAGAGTATGGGGTAGACCTTGATTGTATGGTTTGCCATGACCAGACAGGTGAATACAATTTCGATGAAAGGGCTGAAATGATTAGAAACGGTAATTTTGAAGAGGCCAATGAAGCGGCGTGGGAAGAAGCAAAACACGAGCTACGTCAGGAACCTCATTACGTAGGCAGTTATATGCTTGATATTTTGACACCTCTGCCAATCGTTACAGAGATTCATGACCCGGTAAATGGAGCACCACAACGGAGTTCATGTGAAGAGTACTGTCATTCAGATCAGGTTGTAAAAACCGGTGTTAACTGGGCGGATGAAGATTATTCAGAGTGCGATGTTCATGCAGAAGAAAGCTGTATGGAGTGCCATGAAACCATAGAACATCAAATAGGTAGCAGTACCATGCCAGCTGCACAGGAAGTAGGTGCGGAAGTACAGAGTTGTCAGTCATCAGGATGTCATGAAGGGATATCCCATGGTGGAACAGTTGATGCTCACCTTGAATTCCTCGATTGCAAGTCATGCCATGTAACTGAAATGCCGGGTGGTGAATCATCAGGAGGAGAGCCTCTTAAAGAATTCACGTGGAAAAATGGAACCCGAGAAGATACAATTCGGGAAGCAAATTTCAAACCTACCCTTGAGTGGACAACTAACCAATCCTTACAGAGTACAGATAAGCTCCCACATGTAGCAGATGAGGATGATGAAAATGCAGAACTGGATACTTATAATGTAATCACAGGAGTCTGGTGGGATGCAGGGATTAATGAGGAAGTTGCAGCAAATCCCAATAACAGTACAAAAGTAGGCGACCCTATACCACCGTCTCATGTTAGGCAGGCAGACTCCAATGGTGATGGAAATGTCACTCAAAAAGAAATGCGTTCTTTCAGCAGTGATGGAGAAGGCCCTGATTATCCAAATGCAGTGTTAAGACATGTAGACCTGTATTATCCAATAAACCATAATATAGCCAGTTCTGATGTAGGATTATCCGAACCTCTTGAATGTGATGACTGTCATGGAGTTTCCAGAACAAACGCATTGCAGAATATACATTTCAATCAAAGTAGAGACTGTACAACCTGTCATGATAAAAAACCTGCAATGGATTGGGCAGCACTTGGATATGAGGAAGATCCTGCAAAGACCGACCCACCAACCAACTTCTCGGATATAAACATTAGTGTGACCGTTCCAGGTGAAAGACCTGATGAAGTGGAACAAGACCCAGCCTTTTAA
- a CDS encoding FAD:protein FMN transferase, producing the protein MNYKIVAVFLLILTASIVSISISTNDNQPVVENNDTLQSFQESRSLMDTTVTIHIKDNNKTHAKKVIDETFSEINSVDKMMSSYKNNSQLSKLNNNGFVKNASPDFLHVIKKTKHYYNVSNGAFDVTVKPILDLWEKKFAPGGPQKPPSEKEINKTLKLVNNSNITIENSNISIKKDMGIVLGGVAKGFAVDEAIKSLKNSGIENGFVNAGGDGRYIGYKNDNKSWKVGLRNPNKTGDAITVMNINNMAVATSGNYERYYNKSASVSHISDPRTGYPSRKIISSTVIAETAMDADAYSTAIFVLGEDKGLEMIEQLDNVECLIITSNRSIIRSSGFDKYEG; encoded by the coding sequence ATGAATTATAAAATTGTCGCAGTTTTTCTATTAATACTTACTGCATCTATTGTTTCAATTTCCATCTCAACCAATGATAACCAGCCAGTTGTTGAAAATAATGATACATTACAATCGTTTCAAGAATCCAGAAGTTTAATGGATACTACAGTTACAATCCATATAAAGGATAATAATAAAACTCACGCAAAAAAAGTTATTGATGAAACCTTCAGCGAAATAAATTCTGTTGACAAAATGATGAGTTCGTATAAAAACAATAGCCAGCTCAGTAAATTAAATAACAATGGATTTGTTAAAAACGCCAGCCCTGACTTTTTGCACGTAATTAAAAAAACCAAGCACTATTACAACGTAAGCAACGGTGCTTTTGATGTTACAGTAAAACCCATCCTTGACCTATGGGAGAAAAAATTCGCCCCCGGTGGACCCCAAAAACCCCCATCTGAAAAAGAAATAAACAAAACCCTAAAACTTGTTAATAATTCAAACATTACCATTGAAAACAGTAACATATCCATCAAAAAGGATATGGGTATTGTTCTTGGAGGTGTTGCTAAAGGGTTTGCTGTTGATGAAGCCATTAAATCCCTAAAAAATAGTGGTATAGAAAACGGTTTTGTAAACGCCGGTGGGGATGGTAGATACATAGGCTATAAAAATGACAATAAATCATGGAAAGTTGGATTAAGAAATCCAAACAAAACAGGTGACGCAATTACAGTAATGAACATAAATAATATGGCTGTTGCTACAAGCGGGAATTATGAACGCTATTATAATAAATCCGCATCGGTTTCCCACATATCAGACCCAAGAACTGGTTACCCTTCCAGAAAAATTATAAGCTCCACTGTTATTGCAGAAACAGCAATGGATGCTGATGCCTATTCAACTGCAATTTTTGTTTTAGGTGAAGATAAAGGGCTTGAAATGATTGAACAACTGGACAACGTAGAGTGTCTTATAATCACATCCAACAGAAGTATAATACGGTCCAGTGGTTTTGATAAATATGAAGGGTAA
- the rnfD gene encoding Rnf electron transport complex subunit RnfD gives MPLTVSPPPHKKTSFSVQNFIWYKIFALIPLVIVSIYFFGLPVLSHIIAGIFAAAAIEVVILRFLDQKITVNDGDVIFIGMITALVIPAGAPWWLPMLGSAFAVGFGKHIFGGIGSYSFNPVLAAWVFLSLAYSSYMTPISVPQLGVLSDLILETGAGYPIGVSPLLILIPGIYLVMRKYIEWRVPLSFFVTVFALAYLAGHLSYAFTGALVLGGLFLITDTATSPITKNGRIIYGFIAGVLVFIYGFFSDYVAGTFYGLLLANAFSAFIENNTYPKPFGAESFFRSKINKLLDKLGNVYYTKVLKDERIQ, from the coding sequence ATGCCATTAACAGTATCGCCACCCCCACATAAAAAAACATCATTCAGTGTACAAAATTTTATCTGGTACAAAATATTTGCGCTTATACCGCTTGTTATTGTCTCCATATACTTTTTTGGATTACCTGTATTGAGCCATATAATAGCAGGTATATTCGCAGCAGCAGCAATAGAGGTTGTAATCCTAAGATTCCTTGACCAGAAGATTACTGTAAACGATGGTGATGTAATTTTTATAGGGATGATAACAGCATTGGTTATTCCTGCTGGAGCACCATGGTGGTTGCCGATGCTTGGATCAGCTTTTGCTGTAGGCTTTGGTAAACACATATTTGGAGGTATCGGGTCCTACTCTTTTAATCCAGTACTTGCAGCCTGGGTATTTCTGAGCCTTGCTTATTCGTCTTATATGACACCGATATCAGTACCTCAATTAGGTGTACTTTCTGATTTAATATTGGAAACAGGAGCAGGTTATCCGATAGGCGTATCTCCTCTATTGATATTAATTCCTGGGATTTATCTTGTTATGAGAAAATATATAGAGTGGAGAGTTCCACTAAGCTTTTTTGTGACAGTATTTGCTTTGGCTTATCTTGCTGGTCATTTATCCTATGCTTTCACAGGGGCATTGGTACTTGGTGGACTTTTCCTTATTACTGATACTGCAACATCACCAATTACCAAAAACGGTAGGATAATTTATGGTTTTATAGCAGGTGTTCTTGTATTTATCTACGGATTCTTTTCGGATTATGTAGCAGGAACATTCTATGGGCTATTATTGGCAAACGCTTTCTCTGCGTTTATAGAAAATAATACCTATCCTAAACCCTTTGGTGCAGAATCATTTTTCAGGTCAAAAATTAATAAACTGTTAGATAAGTTGGGTAATGTTTATTATACAAAGGTGTTAAAAGATGAAAGGATTCAATAA
- the thpR gene encoding RNA 2',3'-cyclic phosphodiesterase: MVRAFISVDFPEEYHEKIAEIQSRFRDFKVKMVNPELVHITLKFLGDVEDDQIQEIAKSLDNIDCGPFHATIENIGVFPKPKYPKVVWLGAEGDFKTLHDNVNSVLKDFNFKEDNKKFSAHATIARVKHLSKNDKDLFLKTLEELEGIEIGTMWVDTVKLKKSTLTPQGPVYETLHEVKLK, encoded by the coding sequence ATGGTTAGAGCTTTCATATCTGTAGACTTTCCTGAAGAATATCACGAAAAAATTGCTGAAATACAATCCAGATTCAGGGATTTTAAAGTAAAAATGGTAAATCCAGAACTTGTGCATATAACTCTAAAATTCCTTGGTGATGTTGAGGATGACCAGATTCAGGAAATAGCAAAATCACTGGATAATATCGATTGTGGACCATTTCATGCTACAATTGAAAATATAGGAGTATTCCCAAAACCCAAATATCCCAAAGTTGTATGGCTTGGGGCTGAAGGAGACTTTAAAACACTGCATGATAATGTAAATTCTGTTTTGAAAGATTTTAATTTCAAGGAAGATAATAAAAAATTTTCAGCACATGCCACAATAGCAAGAGTTAAACACCTATCCAAAAATGACAAGGATTTATTTTTAAAAACACTTGAAGAATTAGAGGGTATAGAGATAGGTACTATGTGGGTGGATACTGTGAAACTTAAAAAGAGTACATTAACCCCTCAGGGTCCTGTATATGAAACTCTTCATGAAGTTAAACTAAAATAA